In a genomic window of Cytobacillus sp. FSL H8-0458:
- a CDS encoding OsmC family protein, whose product MEFKMKEEAGFYADLPFGRLEVAGDEEYGFRPYQLLVASLAVCSGGVLRKIMKKMRMEFEDIQIKTSVERNPEIADRVEKVQIHFIIKGTDLNEAKLHKALELTRKNCSMVRSVEGSIEIEETFELI is encoded by the coding sequence ATGGAATTTAAAATGAAGGAAGAAGCAGGCTTTTATGCCGATTTGCCATTCGGGCGTCTGGAGGTGGCCGGGGATGAAGAGTATGGCTTCAGGCCGTACCAGCTGCTTGTCGCTTCGCTGGCTGTTTGCAGCGGCGGTGTTCTGAGAAAAATCATGAAAAAAATGCGCATGGAATTCGAGGATATCCAAATAAAAACCAGTGTAGAAAGAAATCCTGAAATCGCTGACCGTGTGGAAAAGGTGCAAATCCACTTCATTATTAAAGGAACGGATTTGAATGAGGCGAAACTCCACAAGGCATTGGAATTGACCAGAAAGAATTGTTCAATGGTGCGCTCAGTGGAAGGAAGCATTGAAATAGAAGAGACATTTGAACTTATTTAA